A segment of the Verrucomicrobiia bacterium genome:
CGTGGAATTCCTGCAGCATGACCTGTTCTACTTTGATTATCCCGTGTCTAAACGCATGGGGACAGACGGCGCTGCGGCCCCGTCCCGCGTGACGGACGCCAGCTCGCTGACCGGCCTCGACATCTCGGTCATCGAAGGTATCGACGATTCCGAAAAGCATTTCCTCGGCGTGGCCGAAGCGCTTTCGCAGCAGCCCCACGGCTACGTGCAGGAATTCATGCTCTACGATTCGCCGGAAGAAGGCGAGCGCATGACGCAGGAAGCCGCGCGGCTTTCCCGGGAATTCAATGATGAATATCATTACGCCGGCTTTGCCGGACGCTACCGCCTCGAAGCCGTTTCGCGCAAGGAACTCGCGAGCCGGATCCGCGGCTCGATCGCCGATGTTTATAACGAAGCCCGCGGCGCCGGAAAATTGGCGAGCCTCGAAGAATTTACGCGCCACAACGTGACTTTCTCCAGCACGAACCGCAGCCTGCTCGCGCGCAGCCTCGCGAACATCGGCTGGCTCATCCACAAAGACTATCAAAGCCGCCGCCCGGCGTACGAAGCCATCCGCCGCGAGCGCTCTATGCGCCTTGCCGCGGGTCTCCTCGACGCGGAACTCATCCGCAAGCTCGACGAAGCCAAGAGCGTCCGGGTCATCCTCTCCGCCGTGCAGGAACTCATGCCGGACGTGGACCTCGTCGCGGTCCAGCTCTGGGAAGCCGAAGCCGCCCAGAGATGGTTCCACCGCAGCGCGTAATCCGGGCCTTTCGCGGGGCCCTGGCTTTCCTGCACTTAACTTTCGCCTGCTTTTCCCGATAGTTAGTCCATGCCTCAGCGAAAAATTCTCCTGCTGGACGGACCCCACAGCCCGTGGGTCGACATGCTTGCCGACTTTACGGACGACACCGCCTCGCAGTTCGAAAGTTTCACCGACGCGTCCACGGCCCGCACCGCTTTCCAGCGCAGCCCGCATGACCTTGCCTTTATTAATCCCGGTCTGATGACCCTTCCGTTTGCCCAGGCCTTGAGCGCGCGGCGGGGCACCGTGTCCGATTTCCGCCTGTTCGCGTTGGGGGCGAAACCGCCCAAGGACATCCCGTGGGATGGCGTGTTCGAGGCGCCTCCATCCATGGCGGATTTTCAGAAAAAACTTTTTACGCAGCTCCGCTTCCCGCAAAAACTGCGTGTCCTGGTCATCGATGATGAAGAAGAAATCGGGCGCATGGTCCGCGATTTTCTGGAAAAGCGGGTGGATCCCTCGTTCGAAGTCCAGTACGCGCCCAACGGAGAAAAGGGCATGAGTGAAATCCTGAAAGATCCGCCGGACGTCCTGGTGCTCGACATCAAAATGCCCTACAAAGACGGCCGCGAAGTCTACCGCGAAGTCCGGAAAAAGAAGATGCGTTTTCCCGTCATCGTTTTTTTTGACGCCATTTCCGGCGACGAGATGGCCGAGATGCGTAAGCACGGCAGCCCCGCGGTCGTGGAAAAAGGCGCGCCCCAAAGCGCCCTTCCCGAGCTGGTGGAGCTGATCAAGAAAATGTACTACTTCGCCTGAGCCCTGAGCATTGCCCCGCCGCGAGCGAAAAGGCATACTATTAATATGAAAAAGGCCTGTGCCGTCCTCGCTTTCCTGCTTCTTCCGGGCTGCGCCAATTTCCCCCGGGCGACTCATGCGCCCGCGGCCCCGGGAAACGTCTACCGCGGCGTTTACCACGTGCACACCGAATTTTCAAAGGACTCCCGCGTCTCGCTGCAGCAGGCGCTCGCGGCCGGACGCAAGGCCGCCTTGGATTTTGTCGTGATCACCGACCACAATAACCGCAATGCGGCGGCCGCGTATCAATCGAGGCCGAACAAAGAAGGCCCGCTTCTCATCATCGGGGAAGAAATCTCGACTCCCGACGGCCACCTGATCGCGCTTGGGACCGGCGAAGCCGCGCCCAAGGGGAAAAGCACGGAAGAACTCATGGATTGGATTCACGCGCGCGGCGGCTATGCGATGCTCGCGCATCCGGTGGGCAAGCGGAGCGCCTGGCAGCGCCTCGATCTCAAAGGCTATGACGGCATGGAGATTTACAATTTCGGGCACCGCCTTTACGCGCTCAATCGCGCCGCGACCGGCGCCGCGTTCGGATTTTTGCACACGTCCGCGTTTTTGAAACGGGCGCTCGACAGGCCGGACGACTCGCTTGCGGCCTGGGACGCGCAGCTCAGGAAAAGGCCCGTGGCCGCCGCGGGCGCGGCTGACGCGCATGTCCATTTCCGGATGCTGGGACTTCCGTCTGAGAGCCTGCTCATGATGTTTCAGGCCGTGACACTCAATGTTCTCGCGGACGCGCCGGACGAGCGCAAGATCGTGGACGCGATCGGAAAAGGGCGCAGCTTTATTTCGTTCGATACGCGCGGCCTTGCAAGGGATTTCAGATTTTATGCGGAGGCCGGCGGAAAGATTTATCAAATGGGGGACCGCGCCGCGGCGGGCATCAAAACATTTCACATCAACGCGCCCGGAACCGCGGAGATCCGTCTGCTCAAAGACGGAGATCTTTTCGCGGGATCGACCGGTCCGGGAATCGAGGTCGATACCGCGGACGCGGGAGTTTATCGTGTGGAGGTGACCAAAGATGGGAAACCTTGGATTTTTTCCAATCCCATTTACGCCGATTAACCGCGGAAGACGGAAAGGGCTCAGCGTTTTTCTCGCGGTCCTGCTGGCTTTGCAAAGCGGCTGCGCCGTGTGGCGGCCCCTGCATAAAGCCCCCGCGGCGCCCGCGCTTCCGCCGGGATACGAAGGCTATTACGATTATCCCAAAGGGGATTATCCGGAAACGCTTGTCCTCGAGGAAAAGACGAAAAGCTACGTCATGCGGCGCTACGAATTTCCTCTGAACCTCGCGCCCGAGCTTTATCCCGAAGACCCGCAGGCCCTGAAGGCCAGGACCGAAGAGCTTTTCAAGACGGACCAGAAAACCGCGAACGACCAGAAGCTCCAATACCTCAACCGCGTGGACCTTTATCTTCCCGCGAACCTCAAGCCCGGCGAAAAAAGGCCGGCCATTCTGATTTCGCCCATTCTCGGCGGCAACATGGTGGTCGATCATTTCGCGCGCTATTACGCGGGCCGCGGCTACATCGCGGCCATTGTGCACCGGAAAAAACCTTATCTCACGGACAACGCGCCGGACCTGGAAGGCGTGGAGCATTACCTGCGGTCTTCGGTGATCCGCCTGCGCGAAGCCGTGGACTGGCTGAGCGCAAGGCCTGAGGTGGACGCGGACCGCCTCGGCGCTTTCGGCGTGAGTTACGGCGCCATCCTCCACGCGGTGCTC
Coding sequences within it:
- a CDS encoding response regulator; its protein translation is MPQRKILLLDGPHSPWVDMLADFTDDTASQFESFTDASTARTAFQRSPHDLAFINPGLMTLPFAQALSARRGTVSDFRLFALGAKPPKDIPWDGVFEAPPSMADFQKKLFTQLRFPQKLRVLVIDDEEEIGRMVRDFLEKRVDPSFEVQYAPNGEKGMSEILKDPPDVLVLDIKMPYKDGREVYREVRKKKMRFPVIVFFDAISGDEMAEMRKHGSPAVVEKGAPQSALPELVELIKKMYYFA
- a CDS encoding CehA/McbA family metallohydrolase, with product MKKACAVLAFLLLPGCANFPRATHAPAAPGNVYRGVYHVHTEFSKDSRVSLQQALAAGRKAALDFVVITDHNNRNAAAAYQSRPNKEGPLLIIGEEISTPDGHLIALGTGEAAPKGKSTEELMDWIHARGGYAMLAHPVGKRSAWQRLDLKGYDGMEIYNFGHRLYALNRAATGAAFGFLHTSAFLKRALDRPDDSLAAWDAQLRKRPVAAAGAADAHVHFRMLGLPSESLLMMFQAVTLNVLADAPDERKIVDAIGKGRSFISFDTRGLARDFRFYAEAGGKIYQMGDRAAAGIKTFHINAPGTAEIRLLKDGDLFAGSTGPGIEVDTADAGVYRVEVTKDGKPWIFSNPIYAD